The following coding sequences lie in one Saccopteryx bilineata isolate mSacBil1 chromosome 5, mSacBil1_pri_phased_curated, whole genome shotgun sequence genomic window:
- the LOC136337934 gene encoding protein S100-A10, with the protein MPSQMEHAMETMMFTFHKFAGDKGYLTKEDLRVLMEKEFPGFLENQKDPLAVDKIMKDLDQCRDGRVGFQSFFSLIAGLTIACNDYFVVHMKQKGKK; encoded by the coding sequence ATGCCGTCTCAAATGGAACATGCCATGGAAACCATGATGTTCACGTTTCATAAATTTGCTGGGGATAAAGGCTACTTAACAAAGGAGGACCTGAGAGTACTCATGGAAAAGGAGTTCCCTGGCTTTTTGGAAAATCAGAAAGACCCTCTGGCTGTAGACAAAATAATGAAGGACCTGGACCAGTGCCGAGACGGCCGAGTGGGCTTCCAGAGCTTCTTCTCACTAATCGCTGGGCTCACCATCGCATGCAATGACTATTTTGTAGTACACATGaagcagaaggggaagaagtaG